One segment of Desulfovibrio sp. TomC DNA contains the following:
- a CDS encoding M23 family metallopeptidase, whose protein sequence is MPYPPLRNPGRPLFFKPRRRPWRAALVLLFLAAAAAAVVTLLRDLPSQTVLVGPPNPLALAPTLPAEQFDPTDNLFTRKPEVSQNGQDTDKETLTGQVRPGQTLSALLGRHLAADKLASLNDPEDFSFSELRSGQPYRLTLRDRELVSFEYDISPSELLVIDETDGELAARVETRQCEVRPILLRATISTNLSEAVTKAGGDISTALALADVFASDLDCSRDLQPGDAFEAVVEERYVENKFAGLGRVLAARYVGEGRTLEGFGLLGDKGKLDYYDAGGQPLRKAFLRAPLSFLRVTSGFTGSRLHPILKVRKAHYGVDYAAPTGTPVWTVGDGEVIERGRNPAAGNYVTVRHGKTYVTRYNHLSRFAKGLAPGARVVQGQVIGYVGETGYATGPHLDFRMYANGRPVNTLADNEAMAEALPPARLAELREDILILAAVLDGHKPPTALADNLPPAAPARNQ, encoded by the coding sequence ATGCCCTATCCGCCGCTGCGAAACCCAGGCCGTCCGCTGTTTTTCAAACCCAGACGCCGTCCCTGGCGGGCCGCCCTGGTGCTGCTCTTCCTGGCCGCCGCAGCAGCGGCAGTCGTGACCTTGCTCCGAGACCTCCCCTCCCAGACCGTCCTCGTGGGGCCGCCCAACCCTCTGGCTCTCGCCCCGACTCTGCCGGCCGAACAATTCGATCCCACAGACAACCTGTTTACGCGAAAACCCGAAGTCTCACAAAACGGCCAGGACACGGACAAGGAAACCCTCACCGGCCAGGTCCGGCCCGGCCAGACCTTAAGCGCCCTCCTGGGCCGGCATCTCGCAGCGGACAAACTGGCATCGCTTAACGACCCTGAAGACTTTTCCTTCTCCGAACTGCGCTCGGGCCAGCCCTATCGTCTGACTCTTCGTGACCGGGAACTGGTTTCTTTTGAATACGATATCAGCCCGAGTGAATTGCTGGTCATTGATGAGACCGATGGCGAGCTGGCGGCCCGGGTGGAAACCCGCCAGTGCGAAGTGCGCCCGATACTGTTGCGAGCCACCATCAGCACCAATCTGTCCGAGGCTGTCACCAAAGCCGGGGGCGATATTTCCACAGCCCTGGCCCTGGCCGATGTCTTTGCATCGGATCTCGATTGCAGCCGGGATCTCCAGCCTGGAGACGCCTTCGAGGCCGTGGTGGAAGAACGCTACGTGGAAAACAAGTTTGCCGGACTCGGCCGGGTCCTGGCGGCCCGCTACGTGGGCGAGGGGCGGACACTGGAGGGCTTTGGCCTCCTTGGCGACAAGGGAAAGCTCGACTATTACGATGCCGGGGGCCAGCCCCTTCGCAAGGCGTTTTTGCGGGCGCCTCTGTCGTTTCTGCGCGTCACCTCAGGCTTCACCGGTTCCCGGCTGCACCCCATCCTCAAGGTACGAAAAGCGCACTACGGCGTGGACTACGCCGCTCCGACCGGCACTCCGGTCTGGACCGTTGGCGACGGCGAGGTCATTGAACGCGGCCGCAACCCCGCCGCCGGCAACTACGTCACCGTGCGCCACGGCAAGACCTACGTCACCCGCTATAACCATTTAAGCCGCTTCGCCAAAGGCCTTGCCCCCGGGGCCAGGGTGGTTCAGGGACAGGTCATCGGCTATGTCGGCGAAACCGGTTACGCCACAGGACCGCATCTGGATTTTCGGATGTATGCCAATGGCCGGCCGGTCAACACCCTGGCTGACAACGAAGCCATGGCCGAGGCCCTGCCGCCCGCCCGGCTGGCGGAGTTGCGTGAGGATATCCTGATCCTGGCCGCCGTTCTTGACGGGCACAAGCCGCCGACCGCCCTGGCCGACAACCTGCCCCCGGCCGCCCCGGCCAGGAATCAATAG